In a genomic window of Vulpes lagopus strain Blue_001 chromosome 13, ASM1834538v1, whole genome shotgun sequence:
- the MRPL16 gene encoding 39S ribosomal protein L16, mitochondrial: protein MWRLLARAGAPLLRARTSGPRAAPPARAGLKTLLPVPTFEDVSIPEKPKLRFVERVPLVPKVKREPKNLSDIRGPSTEATEFTEGNFAILALGGGYLHWGHFEMMRLTINRSMDPKNMFALWRVPAPFKPITRKGMGQRMGGGKGAIDHYVTPVKAGRLIVELGGRCEFKEVQGFLDQVAHKLPFPAKAVSRETLEKMRRDQEEREQNNQNPWTFERIVTANMLGIRKYLSPYDLTQKGRYWGKFYMPERV, encoded by the exons ATGTGGCGGCTGCTGGCTCGGGCCGGGGCTCCGCTCCTGCGGGCGCGGACGTCAG GtccccgggccgccccgcccgcccgcgctgGCCTGAAGACGCTGCTCCCGGTGCCGACCTTCGAGG ATGTTTCCATTCCGGAGAAGCCGAAGCTTAGATTTGTGGAAAGGGTACCGCTCGTGCCAAAAGTGAAGAGAGAACCTAAGAACTTGAGCGACATCCGGGGACCTTCTACGGAAGCCACCGAGTTCACAGAGGGCAACTTTGCAATCTTG GCGCTGGGTGGTGGTTACCTCCATTGGGGCCATTTTGAAATGATGCGTCTGACAATCAACCGCTCCATGGACCCCAAGAACATGTTTGCTTTATGGAGAGTACCGGCCCCTTTCAAGCCCATTACCCGCAAGGGTATGGGCCAGCGCATGGGGGGTGGCAAAGGTGCCATTGATCACTACGTGACCCCCGTGAAGGCTGGCCGTCTCATAGTAGAGTTGGGCGGGCGTTGTGAATTCAAGGAGGTACAAGGTTTCCTCGACCAGGTTGCCCACAAGTTGCCGTTCCCAGCGAAGGCCGTGAGCCGTGAGACTCTAGAGAAGATGCGGAGAGATCAGGAGGAGCGAGAACAGAACAACCAGAACCCCTGGACCTTTGAGCGCATAGTCACCGCCAACATGCTGGGGATTCGGAAATACCTGAGCCCGTACGACTTGACCCAGAAGGGGCGGTACTGGGGCAAGTTCTACATGCCTGAGCGAGTATAG
- the STX3 gene encoding syntaxin-3 isoform X2, which yields MKDRLEQLKAEQLTQDDDAEEVEIAVDNTAFMDEFFAEIEDTRLNIDKISEHVDEAKKLYSVILSAPIPEPKTKDDLEQLTAEIKKRANNVRNKLKSMERHIEEDEVRSSADLRIRKSQHSVLSRKFVEVMTRYNEAQVDFRERSKGRIQRQLEITGKKTTDEELEEMLESGNPAIFTAGIIDSQISKQALSEIEGRHKDIVRLESSIKELHDMFVDIAMLVENQGEMLDNIELSVLHTAEHVEKAREETKRAVKYRGQARKACQCCPPPPPCALMSSSLPCLP from the exons gAGCAGCTGACGCAGGACGACGATGCGGAGGAGGTGGAGATCGCTGTGGACAACACGGCCTTCATGGATGAGTTCTTCGCGGAG ATCGAGGACACGCGGCTGAACATCGACAAGATCTCGGAGCACGTGGACGAGGCCAAGAAGCTGTACAGCGTCATCCTGTCCGCCCCCATCCCCGAGCCCA AAACCAAGGACGACCTGGAGCAGCTCACGGCCGAGATCAAGAAACGAGCCAACAACGTCCGGAACAAGCTCAAGA GTATGGAGAGGCACATCGAGGAGGACGAGGTGCGGTCGTCCGCGGACCTGCGCATCCGGAAGTCGCAG CACTCGGTCCTGTCCCGGAAGTTCGTGGAGGTGATGACCCGGTACAACGAGGCCCAGGTGGACTTCCGCGAGCGCAGCAAGGGGCGGATCCAGCGGCAGCTCGAGATCA CGGGCAAGAAGACGACGGACGAGGAGCTGGAGGAGATGCTGGAGAGCGGGAACCCCGCCATCTTCACCGCCGGG ATCATCGACTCGCAGATCTCCAAGCAAGCGCTGAGCGAGATCGAGGGGCGGCACAAGGACATCGTGCGGCTGGAGAGCAGCATCAAGGAGCTGCACGACATGTTCGTGGACATCGCGATGCTGGTGGAGAACCAG GGGGAGATGCTGGACAACATCGAGCTGAGCGTCCTGCACACGGCGGAGCACGTGGAGAAGGCGCGCGAGGAGACCAAGCGGGCGGTCAAGTACCGCGGCCAGGCCCGGAAG GCCTGCCAATGTTGCCCTCCGCCGCCGCCCTGCGCACTGAtgagctcctccctcccctgcctcccttaG
- the STX3 gene encoding syntaxin-3 isoform X1, producing the protein MKDRLEQLKAEQLTQDDDAEEVEIAVDNTAFMDEFFAEIEDTRLNIDKISEHVDEAKKLYSVILSAPIPEPKTKDDLEQLTAEIKKRANNVRNKLKSMERHIEEDEVRSSADLRIRKSQHSVLSRKFVEVMTRYNEAQVDFRERSKGRIQRQLEITGKKTTDEELEEMLESGNPAIFTAGIIDSQISKQALSEIEGRHKDIVRLESSIKELHDMFVDIAMLVENQGEMLDNIELSVLHTAEHVEKAREETKRAVKYRGQARKKLIIIIVVVVVLLGILALIIGLSVGLK; encoded by the exons gAGCAGCTGACGCAGGACGACGATGCGGAGGAGGTGGAGATCGCTGTGGACAACACGGCCTTCATGGATGAGTTCTTCGCGGAG ATCGAGGACACGCGGCTGAACATCGACAAGATCTCGGAGCACGTGGACGAGGCCAAGAAGCTGTACAGCGTCATCCTGTCCGCCCCCATCCCCGAGCCCA AAACCAAGGACGACCTGGAGCAGCTCACGGCCGAGATCAAGAAACGAGCCAACAACGTCCGGAACAAGCTCAAGA GTATGGAGAGGCACATCGAGGAGGACGAGGTGCGGTCGTCCGCGGACCTGCGCATCCGGAAGTCGCAG CACTCGGTCCTGTCCCGGAAGTTCGTGGAGGTGATGACCCGGTACAACGAGGCCCAGGTGGACTTCCGCGAGCGCAGCAAGGGGCGGATCCAGCGGCAGCTCGAGATCA CGGGCAAGAAGACGACGGACGAGGAGCTGGAGGAGATGCTGGAGAGCGGGAACCCCGCCATCTTCACCGCCGGG ATCATCGACTCGCAGATCTCCAAGCAAGCGCTGAGCGAGATCGAGGGGCGGCACAAGGACATCGTGCGGCTGGAGAGCAGCATCAAGGAGCTGCACGACATGTTCGTGGACATCGCGATGCTGGTGGAGAACCAG GGGGAGATGCTGGACAACATCGAGCTGAGCGTCCTGCACACGGCGGAGCACGTGGAGAAGGCGCGCGAGGAGACCAAGCGGGCGGTCAAGTACCGCGGCCAGGCCCGGAAG AAATTGATAATTATCATTGTGGTAGTAGTGGTGTTGCTGGGCATTTTAGCGTTGATTATTGGACTTTCCGTTGGGCTGAAGTAA